Proteins from one Rosa chinensis cultivar Old Blush chromosome 7, RchiOBHm-V2, whole genome shotgun sequence genomic window:
- the LOC112177611 gene encoding uncharacterized protein LOC112177611 — protein sequence MDDDYSSTDSSSDSSTTIPAATAGIVMLSLPDSFDEDAAEDKSSADQDVFETPPESSLVGTSQEKTPLLDLDQIGDDNYRDFEGVGDIGDGSGVIVVVGGCGEEGDGAVDLGRDADLVTSEAESVEFRVSKRDLSMEGSSEESLPPSKKLRVSEQESGKSEEELETERLSLSNLGSDSDQTLEIAGDDAKSVEESSGKKNAEYSDSESENATEETQPVTEESGSPSGVEYSYQEGIEIDSGVLRVLPLSFCPPADSSERHAEEGHSWSSLLETLKRVREITRQDCKNKVDKCSFLEIAKRRGMTFPQL from the coding sequence ATGGACGATGACTACTCCAGTACCGACTCATCTTCCGATTCCAGTACTACTATTCCGGCAGCCACCGCCGGAATCGTCATGCTCTCTCTCCCCGACAGTTTCGATGAGGATGCAGCCGAGGACAAGAGCAGCGCCGACCAGGACGTTTTCGAGACCCCGCCGGAGTCCTCGCTCGTCGGAACCTCCCAGGAGAAGACTCCCTTGCTCGATCTTGATCAGATCGGCGATGACAACTATCGTGATTTCGAGGGAGTTGGAGATATAGGAGATGGGAGCGGCGTCATCGTGGTCGTCGGTGGTTGCGGCGAGGAAGGCGACGGCGCTGTGGATTTGGGGCGGGATGCTGATCTGGTGACTTCGGAGGCGGAATCGGtggaatttagggtttcgaagaGGGATTTGTCGATGGAAGGGAGTTCGGAGGAGTCTTTGCCGCCGTCGAAGAAATTGAGGGTTTCGGAGCAGGAATCGGGGAAATCAGAGGAGGAATTGGAGACCGAGCGGCTCAGTCTGAGCAACCTCGGCTCTGATTCCGATCAAACTCTCGAAATCGCAGGGGATGATGCCAAATCAGTTGAGGAAAGCTCAGGAAAGAAAAATGCTGAGTATTCAGACAGCGAGAGTGAGAATGCTACTGAAGAGACTCAACCGGTTACTGAAGAAAGCGGAAGCCCATCCGGGGTGGAGTATTCCTATCAGGAAGGCATTGAAATTGATTCCGGAGTGCTTCGAGTGCTGCCTCTATCCTTCTGCCCACCAGCAGACTCGAGTGAGAGGCATGCCGAGGAGGGGCATAGCTGGTCTAGTCTGTTGGAGACGTTGAAACGTGTGAGAGAAATAACTCGTCAAGACTGTAAAAATAAGGTTGATAAATGTA